The following proteins come from a genomic window of Pelmatolapia mariae isolate MD_Pm_ZW linkage group LG17, Pm_UMD_F_2, whole genome shotgun sequence:
- the upf2 gene encoding regulator of nonsense transcripts 2 isoform X2, producing MPAERKRSVNMDEKDVCTFSNKEKEKDREAERRPASARDKAKDEAKMSGKKDGGKEEKRKRLEEEKKKKEEKERKKKEEEKLKAEEEQKKKEEEEKRQQEEQERKLKEEEAKRQREEEAALLKEKEEGHQLYQEAWERHQCRKELRSKNQNAQEGRPEEAFFSRLDSSLKKNTAFVKKLRTLTEQQRDSLSNDFASLNLSKYIGEAVSSVVEAKLKISDVGCAVHLCSLFHQRYAEFAPLLLQAWKKHFEARKEEKAPNVSKLRTDLRFIAELTIVGLFTDKEGLSLIYEQLKNIIGADRETHTHVSVVISFCKHCGDDIAGLVPRKVKLAAEKFGLAFPPSEIISSEKQQPFQNLLREYFTSLTKHLKKDHRELQNIERQNRRILHSKGELSEDRHKQYEEFATSYQKLLANTQSLADLLDENMPELPQDKTVQEEHGPGIDIFTPGKPGEYDLEGGIWEDEDARNFYENLVDLKAFVPAILFKDNEKSSQGKEKEDAKDGREGKDVGSTTEELELELEALDITDEPLELEGPDEVENEELAKKLLDEQEQEDEEANTGSHLKLIVDAFIQQLPNCVNRDLIDKAAMDFCMNMNTKSNRRKLVRALFTVPRQRLDLLPFYSRLVATLHPCMSDVAEDLCSMLKGDFRFHIRKKDQINIETKNKTVRFIGELAKFKMFSKTDTLQCLKMLLSDFTHHHIEMACTLLETCGRFLFRSPDSHLRTSVLLEQMMRKKQAQHLDARYVTMVENAYYYCNPPPMEKTVKKKRPPLQEYICKLLYKDLSKVTTEKVLRQMRKLPWQDPEVKSYLICCMVNIWNVKYNSIHCVANLLAGLVAYQEDVGIHVVDGVLEDIRLGMEVNQPKFNQRRISSAKFLGELYNYRMVESAVIFRTLFSFISFGVNQDGSPSPLDPPEHLFRIRLVCTLLDTCGQYFDRGSSKRKLDCFLIYFQRYIWWKKSLDVWTKDHPFPIDIDYMISDTLELLRPKMRLSSSLEEAIKQVTDLEREVLVKLGLAMEKDGRSSAMSEGEGLDEEDDDGDDDEEGGAETEEQSGNESEMNEQEEDEGSENEEEEREEEEEENTDYLTDSNKENETDEENNEVTIRGGGLKHVACAEDEDFIQALDKMMLENLQQRSGEAVKVHQLDVAIPLQLKSQLKKGQPCISEGDSDISDTMQFVMLTRKGNKQQYKILNVPLSSHLAANHFNQQQAEQEERMRMKKLTLDINERQEQEDYQEMMQSLAQRPAPANTNRERRPRYQHPKGAPNADLIFKTGGRR from the exons ATGCCTGCTGAACGCAAGCGCTCAGTAAACATGGATGAGAAAGATGTTTGCACCTTCAGCAACAAGGAAAAGGAGAAGGACAGGGAGGCTGAGAGGAGGCCGGCATCTGCTCGGGACAAGGCCAAAGACGAGGCCAAAATGAGCGGCAAAAAAGACGGCGgcaaggaggagaagaggaagcggctggaggaagaaaagaaaaagaaggaggagaaggagcggaagaagaaagaggaggaaaaactgaaggcagaggaggagcagaagaagaaggaagaggaggagaaaaggcagcaggaggagcaggagaggAAGCTTAAAGAGGAGGAAGCCAAAAGACAACGTGAGGAGGAGGCTGCCCTCCTCAA ggagaaggaggaggggcATCAGCTGTACCAGGAGGCATGGGAGCGCCATCAGTGTAGGAAGGAACTGCGCAGCAAGAACCAGAATGCCCAGGAGGGTCGTCCTGAAGAGGCCTTCTTTAGCCGCCTGGACTCGAGCCTTAAAAAGAACACCGCCTTCGTGAAGAAGCTGCGCACGCTGACCGAGCAGCAGCGAGACTCACTCTCCAACGACTTTGCCTCACTCAACCTCAGCAAGTACATCGGTGAGGCCGTGAGCTCCGTTGTGGAAGCAAAGCTGAAGATCTCAGATGTCGGCTGCGCGGTCCATCTGTGCTCGCTCTTCCACCAGAGGTACGCCGAGTTTGCCCCATTGCTCTTGCAGGCCTGGAAGAAGCACTTTGAAGCCAGGAAGGAGGAAAAGGCGCCCAACGTAAGCAAGCTGCGCACAGACCTCCGCTTCATCGCCGAGCTCACCATCGTCGGTCTCTTCACGGACAAAGAGGGTCTCTCGCTCATTTACGAGCAGCTGAAAAACATAATTGGGGCTGACCGCGAGACGCACACCCACGTTTCTGTGGTGATCAGCTTCTGTAAGCACTGCGGGGATGACATTGCTGGGCTGGTGCCCCGCAAGGTGAAACTGGCGGCCGAGAAGTTTGGCTTGGCTTTCCCTCCCAGCGAGATCATCAGCAGCGAGAAGCAGCAGCCCTTCCAGAATCTTCTGCGGGAATACTTCACATCTCTCACCAAACACCTGAAGAAGGACCACCGGGAGCTGCAGAACATTGAGAGACAGAACAG GCGGATCCTGCATTCCAAAGGAGAGTTGAGCGAGGACCGACACAAGCAGTACGAGGAATTTGCCACTTCCTACCAGAAGCTGCTGGCCAACACTCAGTCTCTGGCTGATCTGCTGGACGAAAACATGCCCGAGCTGCCTCAGGACAAGACTGTGCAGGAGG agcaCGGCCCCGGGATCGACATCTTCACCCCCGGGAAGCCTGGAGAGTACGACCTGGAGGGAGGGATATGGGAAGACGAAGACGCTCGTAACTTCTATGAGAACTTGGTGGACCTGAAGGCATTTGTGCCCGCCATCCTCTTTAAGGACAACGAGAAGAGCAGTCAGGGCAAAGAGAAGGAGGATGCCAAAG ATGGCAGAGAGGGGAAGGATGTGGGCAGCACAACAGAGGAGCTGGAGTTGGAGCTCGAGGCTCTGGACATCACAGATGAACCTCTTGAACTAGAGGGACCAGATGAGGTGGAAAATGAAGAGCTGGCCAAAAAACTGCTCGATGAACAAG aACAAGAGGACGAGGAAGCTAACACGGGGTCTCACCTGAAGCTAATCGTGGATGCTTTCATCCAGCAGCTTCCCAACTGTGTCAACAGAGACCTCATAGACAAG GCTGCCATGGACTTCTGCATGAACATGAACACCAAGTCTAACAGGAGGAAGCTCGTCCGTGCTCTCTTCACTGTCCCCAGACAGAG GTTGGATCTCCTGCCCTTCTACTCTCGTCTGGTGGCGACGCTGCATCCATGCATGTCAGATGTGGCGGAGGACCTGTGCTCCATGCTGAAGGGAGACTTCAGGTTTCAT ATTCGGAAGAAGGATCAGATCAACATCGAGACCAAGAATAAAACCGTCAGATTTATCGGCGAGTTGGCCAAGTTCAAGATGTTCTCGAAGACAGACACACTTCAGTGTCTCAAG ATGCTGCTGTCTGATTTTACGCACCATCACATAGAGATGGCCTGCACACTGCTGGAGACCTGCGGCCGCTTCCTCTTCAGATCCCCCGACTCTCACCTGCGCACCAGCGTCCTGCTG GAACAAATGATGCGCAAAAAGCAGGCCCAGCACCTTGATGCCCGCTATGTGACCATGGTGGAGAACGCCTACTACTACTGCAACCCGCCACCCATGGAGAAGACGGTGAAGAAGAAGAGGCCGCCGCTGCAGGAGTACATCTGCAAACTGCTCTACAAGGACCTGTCCAAGGTCACCACAGAGAAGGTGTTGAGGCAGATGCGCAAGCTGCCATGGCAGGACCCCGAGGTGAAGAGCTACCTGATCTGCTGCATGGTCAACATCTGGAACGTGAAGTACAACAGCATCCACTGTGTGGCCAACCTGCTGGCTGGCCTGGTGGCCTACCAGGAGGACGTGGGGATCCACGTGGTGGACGGTGTCCTGGAGGACATCCGGCTCGGCATGGAG GTCAACCAGCCCAAGTTCAACCAGCGGCGGATCAGCAGCGCCAAGTTCCTGGGCGAGCTCTACAACTACCGCATGGTGGAGTCGGCTGTCATTTTCCGCACCCTCTTCTCCTTCATCTCCTTCGGCGTGAATCAGGACGGCAGTCCCAGCCCTCTGGACCCCCCAGAGCATTTGTTCCGCATCCGCCTGGTCTGCACCCTGCTTGATACCTGCGGCCAATACTTCGATCGAGGCTCCAGCAAGAGGAAGCTAGACTGTTTCCTCATCTACTTCCAG cGGTACATATGGTGGAAAAAGAGCCTGGACGTGTGGACCAAGGACCACCCGTTCCCCATCGATATCGACTACATGATCAGCGACACGCTGGAGCTGCTCAGGCCTAAGATGAGGCTCAGCAGTTCCCTGGAGGAGGCCATCAAGCAAGTCACCGACTTGGAGAGAGAAGTGCTCGTCAAACTAG GTCTGGCCATGGAGAAGGACGGCCGCTCCAGTGCCATGAGCGAAGGGGAGGGTCTTGACGAGGAAGATGATGACGGGGACGATGATGAAGAGGGAGGCGCCGAGACCGAAGAGCAGTCGGGCAATGAAAGCGAAATGAACGAACAGGAAGAGGAT gaagggtcagagaatgaagaggaggagagggaggaagaggaagaagagaacaCGGACTACCTGACCGACTCCAACAAGGAGAACGAGACTGACGAGGAGAACAAT GAGGTCACCATCCGTGGCGGCGGGCTGAAGCACGTGGCATGCGCTGAGGACGAGGACTTCATTCAGGCTCTGGACAAGATGATGCTGGAAAACCTGCAG CAGCGTAGCGGCGAGGCGGTGAAGGTGCACCAGCTGGATGTcgccattcctctgcagctgaAGAGTCAGCTGAAGAAGGGACAGCCATGCATCAGCGAGGGAGACTCGGACATCTCCGATACCATGCAGTTTGTCATGCTGACTCGCAAAGGCAATAAGCAGCAG TATAAGATCCTGAACGTGCCGCTCTCCTCCCACCTGGCGGCGAATCACTTCAACCAGCAGCAGGCCGAGCAGGAGGAGCGCATGAGAATGAAGAAGCTCACTCTGGACATCAACGAGCGGCAGGAGCAGGAGGACTACCAGG AGATGATGCAGTCTTTGGCCCAGCGTCCGGCTCCAGCCAACACCAACCGGGAGCGCCGTCCCCGCTACCAGCACCCGAAAGGCGCTCCCAACGCCGACCTCATCTTCAAGACCGGAGGAAG ACGCTGA
- the upf2 gene encoding regulator of nonsense transcripts 2 isoform X1, translating into MPAERKRSVNMDEKDVCTFSNKEKEKDREAERRPASARDKAKDEAKMSGKKDGGKEEKRKRLEEEKKKKEEKERKKKEEEKLKAEEEQKKKEEEEKRQQEEQERKLKEEEAKRQREEEAALLKEKEEGHQLYQEAWERHQCRKELRSKNQNAQEGRPEEAFFSRLDSSLKKNTAFVKKLRTLTEQQRDSLSNDFASLNLSKYIGEAVSSVVEAKLKISDVGCAVHLCSLFHQRYAEFAPLLLQAWKKHFEARKEEKAPNVSKLRTDLRFIAELTIVGLFTDKEGLSLIYEQLKNIIGADRETHTHVSVVISFCKHCGDDIAGLVPRKVKLAAEKFGLAFPPSEIISSEKQQPFQNLLREYFTSLTKHLKKDHRELQNIERQNRRILHSKGELSEDRHKQYEEFATSYQKLLANTQSLADLLDENMPELPQDKTVQEEHGPGIDIFTPGKPGEYDLEGGIWEDEDARNFYENLVDLKAFVPAILFKDNEKSSQGKEKEDAKDGREGKDVGSTTEELELELEALDITDEPLELEGPDEVENEELAKKLLDEQEQEDEEANTGSHLKLIVDAFIQQLPNCVNRDLIDKAAMDFCMNMNTKSNRRKLVRALFTVPRQRLDLLPFYSRLVATLHPCMSDVAEDLCSMLKGDFRFHIRKKDQINIETKNKTVRFIGELAKFKMFSKTDTLQCLKMLLSDFTHHHIEMACTLLETCGRFLFRSPDSHLRTSVLLEQMMRKKQAQHLDARYVTMVENAYYYCNPPPMEKTVKKKRPPLQEYICKLLYKDLSKVTTEKVLRQMRKLPWQDPEVKSYLICCMVNIWNVKYNSIHCVANLLAGLVAYQEDVGIHVVDGVLEDIRLGMEVNQPKFNQRRISSAKFLGELYNYRMVESAVIFRTLFSFISFGVNQDGSPSPLDPPEHLFRIRLVCTLLDTCGQYFDRGSSKRKLDCFLIYFQRYIWWKKSLDVWTKDHPFPIDIDYMISDTLELLRPKMRLSSSLEEAIKQVTDLEREVLVKLGLAMEKDGRSSAMSEGEGLDEEDDDGDDDEEGGAETEEQSGNESEMNEQEEDEGSENEEEEREEEEEENTDYLTDSNKENETDEENNEVTIRGGGLKHVACAEDEDFIQALDKMMLENLQQRSGEAVKVHQLDVAIPLQLKSQLKKGQPCISEGDSDISDTMQFVMLTRKGNKQQYKILNVPLSSHLAANHFNQQQAEQEERMRMKKLTLDINERQEQEDYQEMMQSLAQRPAPANTNRERRPRYQHPKGAPNADLIFKTGGRRR; encoded by the exons ATGCCTGCTGAACGCAAGCGCTCAGTAAACATGGATGAGAAAGATGTTTGCACCTTCAGCAACAAGGAAAAGGAGAAGGACAGGGAGGCTGAGAGGAGGCCGGCATCTGCTCGGGACAAGGCCAAAGACGAGGCCAAAATGAGCGGCAAAAAAGACGGCGgcaaggaggagaagaggaagcggctggaggaagaaaagaaaaagaaggaggagaaggagcggaagaagaaagaggaggaaaaactgaaggcagaggaggagcagaagaagaaggaagaggaggagaaaaggcagcaggaggagcaggagaggAAGCTTAAAGAGGAGGAAGCCAAAAGACAACGTGAGGAGGAGGCTGCCCTCCTCAA ggagaaggaggaggggcATCAGCTGTACCAGGAGGCATGGGAGCGCCATCAGTGTAGGAAGGAACTGCGCAGCAAGAACCAGAATGCCCAGGAGGGTCGTCCTGAAGAGGCCTTCTTTAGCCGCCTGGACTCGAGCCTTAAAAAGAACACCGCCTTCGTGAAGAAGCTGCGCACGCTGACCGAGCAGCAGCGAGACTCACTCTCCAACGACTTTGCCTCACTCAACCTCAGCAAGTACATCGGTGAGGCCGTGAGCTCCGTTGTGGAAGCAAAGCTGAAGATCTCAGATGTCGGCTGCGCGGTCCATCTGTGCTCGCTCTTCCACCAGAGGTACGCCGAGTTTGCCCCATTGCTCTTGCAGGCCTGGAAGAAGCACTTTGAAGCCAGGAAGGAGGAAAAGGCGCCCAACGTAAGCAAGCTGCGCACAGACCTCCGCTTCATCGCCGAGCTCACCATCGTCGGTCTCTTCACGGACAAAGAGGGTCTCTCGCTCATTTACGAGCAGCTGAAAAACATAATTGGGGCTGACCGCGAGACGCACACCCACGTTTCTGTGGTGATCAGCTTCTGTAAGCACTGCGGGGATGACATTGCTGGGCTGGTGCCCCGCAAGGTGAAACTGGCGGCCGAGAAGTTTGGCTTGGCTTTCCCTCCCAGCGAGATCATCAGCAGCGAGAAGCAGCAGCCCTTCCAGAATCTTCTGCGGGAATACTTCACATCTCTCACCAAACACCTGAAGAAGGACCACCGGGAGCTGCAGAACATTGAGAGACAGAACAG GCGGATCCTGCATTCCAAAGGAGAGTTGAGCGAGGACCGACACAAGCAGTACGAGGAATTTGCCACTTCCTACCAGAAGCTGCTGGCCAACACTCAGTCTCTGGCTGATCTGCTGGACGAAAACATGCCCGAGCTGCCTCAGGACAAGACTGTGCAGGAGG agcaCGGCCCCGGGATCGACATCTTCACCCCCGGGAAGCCTGGAGAGTACGACCTGGAGGGAGGGATATGGGAAGACGAAGACGCTCGTAACTTCTATGAGAACTTGGTGGACCTGAAGGCATTTGTGCCCGCCATCCTCTTTAAGGACAACGAGAAGAGCAGTCAGGGCAAAGAGAAGGAGGATGCCAAAG ATGGCAGAGAGGGGAAGGATGTGGGCAGCACAACAGAGGAGCTGGAGTTGGAGCTCGAGGCTCTGGACATCACAGATGAACCTCTTGAACTAGAGGGACCAGATGAGGTGGAAAATGAAGAGCTGGCCAAAAAACTGCTCGATGAACAAG aACAAGAGGACGAGGAAGCTAACACGGGGTCTCACCTGAAGCTAATCGTGGATGCTTTCATCCAGCAGCTTCCCAACTGTGTCAACAGAGACCTCATAGACAAG GCTGCCATGGACTTCTGCATGAACATGAACACCAAGTCTAACAGGAGGAAGCTCGTCCGTGCTCTCTTCACTGTCCCCAGACAGAG GTTGGATCTCCTGCCCTTCTACTCTCGTCTGGTGGCGACGCTGCATCCATGCATGTCAGATGTGGCGGAGGACCTGTGCTCCATGCTGAAGGGAGACTTCAGGTTTCAT ATTCGGAAGAAGGATCAGATCAACATCGAGACCAAGAATAAAACCGTCAGATTTATCGGCGAGTTGGCCAAGTTCAAGATGTTCTCGAAGACAGACACACTTCAGTGTCTCAAG ATGCTGCTGTCTGATTTTACGCACCATCACATAGAGATGGCCTGCACACTGCTGGAGACCTGCGGCCGCTTCCTCTTCAGATCCCCCGACTCTCACCTGCGCACCAGCGTCCTGCTG GAACAAATGATGCGCAAAAAGCAGGCCCAGCACCTTGATGCCCGCTATGTGACCATGGTGGAGAACGCCTACTACTACTGCAACCCGCCACCCATGGAGAAGACGGTGAAGAAGAAGAGGCCGCCGCTGCAGGAGTACATCTGCAAACTGCTCTACAAGGACCTGTCCAAGGTCACCACAGAGAAGGTGTTGAGGCAGATGCGCAAGCTGCCATGGCAGGACCCCGAGGTGAAGAGCTACCTGATCTGCTGCATGGTCAACATCTGGAACGTGAAGTACAACAGCATCCACTGTGTGGCCAACCTGCTGGCTGGCCTGGTGGCCTACCAGGAGGACGTGGGGATCCACGTGGTGGACGGTGTCCTGGAGGACATCCGGCTCGGCATGGAG GTCAACCAGCCCAAGTTCAACCAGCGGCGGATCAGCAGCGCCAAGTTCCTGGGCGAGCTCTACAACTACCGCATGGTGGAGTCGGCTGTCATTTTCCGCACCCTCTTCTCCTTCATCTCCTTCGGCGTGAATCAGGACGGCAGTCCCAGCCCTCTGGACCCCCCAGAGCATTTGTTCCGCATCCGCCTGGTCTGCACCCTGCTTGATACCTGCGGCCAATACTTCGATCGAGGCTCCAGCAAGAGGAAGCTAGACTGTTTCCTCATCTACTTCCAG cGGTACATATGGTGGAAAAAGAGCCTGGACGTGTGGACCAAGGACCACCCGTTCCCCATCGATATCGACTACATGATCAGCGACACGCTGGAGCTGCTCAGGCCTAAGATGAGGCTCAGCAGTTCCCTGGAGGAGGCCATCAAGCAAGTCACCGACTTGGAGAGAGAAGTGCTCGTCAAACTAG GTCTGGCCATGGAGAAGGACGGCCGCTCCAGTGCCATGAGCGAAGGGGAGGGTCTTGACGAGGAAGATGATGACGGGGACGATGATGAAGAGGGAGGCGCCGAGACCGAAGAGCAGTCGGGCAATGAAAGCGAAATGAACGAACAGGAAGAGGAT gaagggtcagagaatgaagaggaggagagggaggaagaggaagaagagaacaCGGACTACCTGACCGACTCCAACAAGGAGAACGAGACTGACGAGGAGAACAAT GAGGTCACCATCCGTGGCGGCGGGCTGAAGCACGTGGCATGCGCTGAGGACGAGGACTTCATTCAGGCTCTGGACAAGATGATGCTGGAAAACCTGCAG CAGCGTAGCGGCGAGGCGGTGAAGGTGCACCAGCTGGATGTcgccattcctctgcagctgaAGAGTCAGCTGAAGAAGGGACAGCCATGCATCAGCGAGGGAGACTCGGACATCTCCGATACCATGCAGTTTGTCATGCTGACTCGCAAAGGCAATAAGCAGCAG TATAAGATCCTGAACGTGCCGCTCTCCTCCCACCTGGCGGCGAATCACTTCAACCAGCAGCAGGCCGAGCAGGAGGAGCGCATGAGAATGAAGAAGCTCACTCTGGACATCAACGAGCGGCAGGAGCAGGAGGACTACCAGG AGATGATGCAGTCTTTGGCCCAGCGTCCGGCTCCAGCCAACACCAACCGGGAGCGCCGTCCCCGCTACCAGCACCCGAAAGGCGCTCCCAACGCCGACCTCATCTTCAAGACCGGAGGAAG GAGACGCTGA